The window GCCCGGTTCAGGTCCAGGAGGGTGCGGCCCTCCAGGTGGAGGCTTTTCCCGGCGTCCTCCTCCAGGTGGAGGCGTTTGATGCGCACCTTTCGCCCTCCCAAAGGCAAGGCCCCCCCTTCCCCCAAGGGCAGGTTGTACTGGCTGATCTGGTAGTTCTTGGGCAGGTCGGGGTAGAAGTAGTTCTTGCGGTGGAAGAGGAGCTTCTCCGGCACCCGGCTTCCCAGGGCCAGGGCGAGGCGCAGGCCGAACTCCACCGCTTTCCGGTTGGGGACGGGCAGGGTCCCGGGAAGGCCTAGGCAGATGGGGCAGACGTGGGTGTTGGGCTCGGCCCCAAAGTAGTCGGCTTGGCAGCCGCAAAAGGCCTTGGTCCGGGTTTTCAGGTGGAGGTGGACCTCGAGGCCGATGACGGCTTCGTACATGCCCTAAAGTTTACCCGTTAGCGCTTCGCCCCTTCCTGCACCCCAGCGAGGCGCATGAACTCCTTGGGGTCCACGGCCCGGGCGAGGCCTAGCTCGTAGGTGATGAGCTTGCGCTTGTAGAGATCGGCCAGGCAGGCGTCCATGGTGATCATGCCGTACTGGCCCCCCGTTTGGATCACGCTCCGGAGCTGGTGGCTTTTGCCCTCGCGGATGAGGGCCCGCACCGCTGGGGTGGCGATCATGAGCTCGTAGGCCAGGACCCGCCCCCCGCCAAAGGCCTTGGGGAGGAGTTGCTGGGTGAGCACGGCCACCAGGTTGTTGGAAAGCTGCACCCGCACCTGCTCCTGCTGGTTTTCCGGGAAGACGTCAATGATGCGGTCAATGGTTTCCGGGGCGGAGTTGGTATGCAGGGTGCCCATGACCAGGTGGCCGGTTTCGGCGGCGGTGATGGCGGCGGCGATGGTTTCGTAGTCCCGCATCTCCCCCACCAGGATCACGTCCGGCGCCTGGCGCAACACGCTCCTTAGGGCCTTGTGGAAGCTGTGGGTGTCAGCCCCGATCTCCCGTTGGTTGATGATGGCCTTCTTGTGCCGGTGGAAAAACTCTATGGGGTCCTCAATGGTGACGATGTGCACCGGCTTGCGCTCGTTGATGTAGTCAATCATGGAGGCCAAGGTGGTGCTCTTGCCGCTTCCCGTGGGGCCCGTCACCAGGACCAAGCCCCTGGGGGCCATGGCGATCTCGGCAATGTTCTTGGGCAGACCTAGCTCCTCAAAGCTCTTGATGACCGCCGGCACCACCCGGAGGACCCCCCCCACGCTTCCCCGCTGGAGGAAGACGTTCACCCGGTAGCGCCCTTTGCCCGGGAGGCTAAAGGAGAAGTCCAGCTCCTTCTCCTCCTCAAAGACCCGCTGCTGCTTCTCGTCCATGAGGGCGTACATGAGGCGCCGGGTGTCCTGGGGGCTTAGGGGCTCGTACTCCGTGGGGTGGAACTCCCCGTCCACCTTGATCATGGGGGGGAGGCCCACGGTGATCACCAGGTCGCTGGCTCCCCGCTCCACGGCCAGGGTCAAAAGGTCCACGATATCCGGGGTCTTGGGCATGACTGCCTCCTTCACTCAATGGTACGCGCCAGGACCTCCTCGAGGGTGGTAATCCCCTGGAGGGCCTTGTAGACGCCGTCTTCCCGCAAGGTCCTCATGCCCTTCTTGCGGGCGATCTCCTTGATTTCCGTGGCGGACTTCCCCGCCACGATGGCGTGGCGGATCTCGTCGTCCACCACCAGAAGCTCGTGGATGGCGTAGCGGCCCTTGTACCCCGTGCCCCCGCACCGCTCGCATCCCGTGCCCTTGTAGAGCTTCACCCCTTGCATCTCCTCCTCGGGGATGCCGAGCCGGCGGAGCACCTCCGGGTCGGGCTTCACCTCCACTTTGCAGTGGTCGCAGATCTTGCGCACCAGGCGCTGGGAAAGGACGCCGATAAGGGCAGCGGAGATGTTGAAAAGCTCCACCCCCATCTCGTCCAAGCGGGTGATGGCCTGGGCGGCGTCGTTGGTGTGCAGGGTGGCGATGACCAGGTGGCCGGTGAGGGCCGCTTCCGTGGCGATCTTGGCGGTTTCCGAGTCGCGGATCTCCCCCACCATGATGATGTCCGGGTCCTGGCGCAGGAAGGCGCGCAAGGCCCGGGCGAAGGTGAGCCCGGCCTGGGGGTTCACCTGGGTCTGGTTGATGCCGGGGATCTCGTACTCCACGGGGTCTTCAATGGTCTGGGTGTTCTTATCGGGGGTGGCGATGCGCTTCAGGATGGAAAAGGTGGTGAAGCTCTTGCCGCTTCCCGTGGGGCCGGTGATAAGGAAGATGCCGTAGGGTTTGGAGATCACCTCCTGGAAGCGCTCAAAGACCCCGGGGGCAAAGCCCAGTTGCTCTATCTCGGGGATGTCCGCCGCCTTCTTCAAAAGGCGCATCACCGCCTTTTCCCCGTAGACCGTGGGCAGGGTGGAAAGCCGCAGGTCCACGTCAATGGCCCCTTCCCGGTAGCGCACGCGGCCGTCCTGGGGGAGGCGCTTTTCCGCGATGTTGAGCCCGCCCATGATCTTGATGACGCTGATCACCGGACCCAAGGCCCCCTTGGGCAAGGTGGTGTACTGGCGCAAGGTGCCGTCAATCCTAAGGCGCACCAGGACGTCCGACTGCCTGGGCTCCACGTGGATATCGGAAGCGTCTTGGAGGTAGGCCTCCCGGATCACCTGCTTGACGAAGCGCTGGGCGGCGCTTTCGTCTAGCTCCGTGGTGAGGGCTTCCTCCTCCGCCTGGTACCCCTTGGAGAGCTCCTTGGCCAACTCACCGAGCTCCTCCTTGCCGTAGAAGCGCTCAATGAGCTTGACGATGGCCGCTTCGGTGGCCACGGCGGGGGTCACCTCGTACCCCAGGCCCTTCCGCTTCAAGGCCAGGCGCACGTCGTCCAGGGCCAGGATGTTCCGGGGGTCTTTCATGAGGAGGACCAAGGTTTTCCCCTCCAGGTGGTGGGGGAAGACGCCGTAGCGCCGGGCCAGATCCTCGGGGATGAGGAGGGCGGCCCCGGGGTCCGGGGGGTTTTCCTGGGGGTCAATGTAGGGGTAGCCCAGCTGGGCGGCCACCGCCTGGGCCAAAGCCTCGGGCTTGAGCTTGCCCGACTGGACCAGGGTGTCCTCCAGGCGGCCTCCCCCTTGGCGTTGCTTCTTGAGGGCCTCCTCCACGTCCTCGGGGCGGGCGAGGCCCAGCTCCACCAGGATCTCCCCCAGAGGCTTCGCCTTGGGGAGGCGCTTTTGCACCTCCAAGGCCTCCCGCAGGTGTTCCCGGCTCAGGCGGCCCTCCTGCACCAAGACCTCGCCCAACCGCCCCTTTTCCGGGTAGGCCCGGTGGAAGAGGGCCTCCCAGGCCTTGGGCAGGGTGAGGTAGAAGCGAGCGGGGCGGCCCAAAAGCTCCTCCACCGCCTCCTTGTGCCGGGGGTCAGCCAGGACCACCTCCACCTTGCCCTCGCGGATGGCCACGGGGACGGCGCTAAAGCGCAAGGCGTCCGAGCGGAGGAGGAGGGCGGTGGCGGCGGGGTCAGGAGTTAGCCCTTCGGTGGTGGGCAAAAATTCTAGCCCCTTTTGCTCGGCCAGCGCACGGTAGAGGGCTTCTTCGGAAAGGCCCTTGCGCACCAGGATCTGGCCCAAAAGGTCCCCCGTCCTCTCCTGCTCCACCAAGGCCTCCTCCAGGGTTTCCCGGTCAATGAGGCCCTTCCCTAGGAGGAGTTCCCCTAGCCGAAGCTCCCCTTGGCTTGGGCCTGTGGGCGGGGGCGGGAGGGGCAGGCCGAGCTCGGGGTAGTGCTTGGCCAGGGCGTACTGGAAGGCGCTCTTGGTGGCCTGGTAGGGCTCCACCACGAGGCCCGTGAGGTCCTCCACCTCCTCGAGGGCCAAGGTGTCCAAGGGGTTCACGAAGGCCACCCGCACCACCCCCGCCTCCTCGTCCAGGGCGAAGGGGATGGCCCCCAGCTCCTTGGCCTTCTCCGCTGGCAAGAGGGCCTTTACCTTCGGGGGGATTTCCAGCTGGTGGAGCTCCACCAGGGGGATTCCGAAGTGGTCCTCAATGGCCTGGGCGATGCGCCTTTCCGAGAGGAGGCCCGAGTCCACGATGACCTCCGCCAGGCTTCCCCCCACCTCCCGGTGCTTCTCCAGGGCGAGTTGGAGCTCCTCGTCCGTGAGGAGCCCCGCATCCAAAAGGATGGCCCCAAGCCGCTTGTCGCCGATGGTCAGCACGCTCATGGACTCCCTCCCCAGGGTTTCCTAAACGGAGTTTCCAGCATCCGTATGAAACGCGTGTAAAAGAATTCCTTTTCCCGCAAGGGGGGCACCAAGACGGTGTAGGCCCCCACCAGGTTCCCCCCCAGGATGTCGGTGAAGACCTGGTCCCCCACCACCGCCACCTCCCGGGCGGGAAGGCCTAGGGCCTTGAGGGCCTTGGCGAAGCCCAGCCAGGGCTTCAGGGCGGGGGCGTGGCCGGGAAGGCCAAGCCGCTTCTGCACCCGGGCAAAGCGCTCGGGCAGGGCGTTGGAAAGGAGGTAGATGGGCACCGCCTCCTTAAGGGCGGAAAGCCAAGCGGCGTACTCGGCGGGAAGGGCCTCTTCCCCATAGGGCAAGAGGGTGTTGTCCAGGTCCAGGATAACCCCCTTAAGCCCCCGCTCTTTAAGCCAGGAAGGGGTGAGGTTAAGGAGGGAAGGGAGGACCTCCCGGGGGAAGAGCATGGCCTTATTGTGCCACGCCCCGGGTGAACGCCGCCTTAACGGGGAAGCATCACAAGACCCCACATCCTCCCCGTCTTCCCCCGGTCGCGGCGGTGGGAGAAGAGGGCCGGGGAACAGGCGGTGCAAAGCCTAATCCGGTAGATGCGCTTTTCCGAAAGCCCGCTCCGTTTCGCCTGGAGCAGGATTGCCTCCTCCAGGTCCAGGAGGTACTTGCCCGGGGCGCCTTCGTCCTTGCGGAAGGTGGGAAGACAGGCCTTTTGGAAGGCCTCCACTACCTCCTCCCCCACCTGGTAGCAGCACCCTCCGATGCCGGGGCCTATGGCCAGGTGGGTTGCCTTGGGGTCTAGTCCTAGGGCCTCGAGGAGGGCGAGGGCCTTGGGCAAAATCCCTCCCACCACGCCCCGCCAGCCGGCGTGCAGGGCGGCCACCGCCCCTTGGGGGTGGTAGAGGAGGAGGGGGTAGCAGTCCGCCACCCCCACCCGGAGGAGGAGGCCCGGGGTGGTGGTGAGGAGGCCATCCCCTTCCCAGACCCCGGGGCCCTCCACGAGGTGGACTTCGGTGCCGTGCACCTGCTTGAGGGCCGCCACCGGGGGGTTGCCGAAGGCGGTTAGGACCCGGCCTTGGTTCTCCGCCACCTTTTTGGGGTCATCCCCGGTGGCGGGGGAGAGGTTCAGGCTGGCGTAGGGGCCTTGGGAAACCCCGCCCAGCCGGGTGGTGAAGCCGTGGGGTGTGGGCAAGGGGGTGGTGAGGAGGGGGACCACGGGACCATTCTGCCACGGGGAGTGTGCCCTTTACCCCTAAGCCTCACAGGCTTAGGTGTATAGTGAAGGCCATGAAGACGGACCGGAACCAGCTCCGCTTCAACCAGGCCCTCTTGGTCCTCCTTCTGCCCCTGGCGGCCCTTATGGACCTCCCCTGGCTGGTGTACGCCCTCTTCCTCCTCATGGCGAGCCAGCACACCCCGTTTGACCTGATGGTGGCCCTCAAGCGGCTCCTTCGGGTGCCGCCCCAGCCCGTGGAGGAGGACCCGAGGCCCCACCGGTTCGCCCGCACCCTGGGAGCGGTCTTCCTGGGCCTGGCCTCCCTTTTCCTCCTCCTGGGCCTGAAGGGGGTGGGCTACGCCTTGGCCCTTTTGGTGGCCCTCTTGGCCTTCATCAACCTGGCCTTTGGCTTTTGCCTGGGCTGCTTCCTCTACCTCCACCTCCGCTACGCCCGGGCCCTTTTCACCGGGAAATAACCTCCAGGAGGCGCACCATCTCAATGGCGGTGAAAACCGCCTCGGCGCCCTTGTTTCCCGCCTTGCCCCCGGCGCGCTCCTGGGCCTCCTCGGGGGTGTTGGTGGTGAGGACGCCGAAGACGATGGGCTTTTCCGTTTGGAGCATGGCCTGCATGAGGCCGCTTGCCGCCTGGGCGGCCACGTACTCAAAGTGGGGGGTTTCCCCCCGCACCACGGCCCCTAAGGCCACCACGGCGTCCACGTCGGGGCGCTGGGCCAGGCGTTTGGCCACCAGGGGAAGCTCAAAGGAGCCGGGCACCCAGGCCACCAGGACCTCCGCCGGGTCGCCCCCGAGCCGGGCGTAGGCCTCGAGGGCCCCCTCCAAGAGGAGCTTGGTCACCCGCTCGTTGAAGCGGCCCACGGCGATGGCGAGCCGCACGCCTTTGGCGGTGAGGATGGGGGAGAGGGTCTTGGGCTTCATGGCCTAAATATACTTTCCGCATGGAGCGCTACCTCCTGGTGGCTTTGGGCGGGGCCTTGGGCTCGGCCTTGCGCTACGGGCTTGGGGCCTACGTCCAAGGGCTTTTGGGCCCGGGCTTTCCCTATAGCACCCTGTTCGTGAACGCCCTGGGGAGCTTCCTCATCGGGGCGGTCTTGCGGCTTTCCCTGGAAGGGGCCCTTTCCCCCGAGGCGCGGCTTTTCCTGGCGGTGGGGGTCCTGGGCGGGTTCACCACCTTCTCCACCCTTAGCTACGAGACCCTGGCCCTGTTGCAGGACGGGGAGGTGGGGCAGGCCTTGGCCTACGTGGGCCTAAGCTTGGGCCTGGGGCTTTTGCTGGTGTACGTGGGCTACCGCCTAGCGGGGCTTCTCTAGCCCACCTCCAGGACCTCGGCCAGGTAGGTGAGGGCGAGCTTGTAGGAAAGGGGTCCAAAGCCGGAGATGATTCCCCGGCAGGCCCCGGCGGTCACGGAGTGCTGGCGGAAGGGCTCCCGGGCGTGGAGGTTCGTCAGGTGGACCTCCACCACGGGGAGGGGCTGGGCCCGGATAGCGTCCAGGAGGGCGTAGGAGTAGTGGGTGAGGGCCCCGGGGTTGAGGACGATGGCCAAAAACCCCTCCCGGTGGGCCTGCTGCACCCATTCAATGAGCTGCCCCTCGTAGTTGCTCTGGCGGAAGGCCACCCCGAGGCCGAGCTCCGCGCCCCAGGCCTCGCACAGGGCCTCCAGTTCCTCTAACGTGGTGCGGCCGTACACCTCGGGCTCCCGCGTTCCCAACAGGTTCAGGTTAGGACCGTTTAGGATCAGGACCATAGGGGCTCCTTTCCCCCTAGCATAAGGGCATGCCCCGCTTTCTTCCCCTGGCCTTTTTCGTCCTCCTGGCCATGGCCCAGGTGCACACCGTGGCCCCCGGGGAAACCCTTTACGGCATCGCCCGGCGCTACGGGGTGCGGGTGGAGGACCTTGCCCGTTGGAACGGCCTTTCCGACCCCAACCGCATCCGGGCTGGCCAGGTCCTGTGGGTGGGGCTTTGGGAGGTTCCCTTGCCCCGGGGGCGGCTTTGGGCTTCCTTCCCGGTCCAGGGGCGGGCCTTTGGCCTGCGGGTGGAGGGGTATGGGGCGGGGGAGGTGGCTTTCCTTGGGGTCCGCTACCCCTTGGCGCCGGGAAAGGGCGGGCTTTGGGGCCTCCTGGCGGTGGGGGCCTTGGTGGAGCCGGGGGAGTACCCCTTGCGCCTCTTCCTGGATGGGGAGGAAAAAGAGGTTTCCCTCAAGGTGGCCCCGGGGGGCTATGGGCAGGAGGCCTTGGCCCTCACCCCTGGCCTCGAGGCCCTCCTCAAGGACCCCGGCGTGAAGGCGGAACGGGAGCGGGTGGTGGCCGCCTGCCCCAAGGAGGGACCCCTCGCTTTCGCCCAGGCCTTCCGCCCTCCCTTGGAAGGCGGCCGGATCACAAGCCCTTTCGGCACCCGCAGGCGGTATGGGCACCTCTTCGCCTCCTACCACGAG is drawn from Thermus hydrothermalis and contains these coding sequences:
- the ribH gene encoding 6,7-dimethyl-8-ribityllumazine synthase; its protein translation is MKPKTLSPILTAKGVRLAIAVGRFNERVTKLLLEGALEAYARLGGDPAEVLVAWVPGSFELPLVAKRLAQRPDVDAVVALGAVVRGETPHFEYVAAQAASGLMQAMLQTEKPIVFGVLTTNTPEEAQERAGGKAGNKGAEAVFTAIEMVRLLEVISR
- a CDS encoding DUF4395 domain-containing protein, which gives rise to MKTDRNQLRFNQALLVLLLPLAALMDLPWLVYALFLLMASQHTPFDLMVALKRLLRVPPQPVEEDPRPHRFARTLGAVFLGLASLFLLLGLKGVGYALALLVALLAFINLAFGFCLGCFLYLHLRYARALFTGK
- the pgeF gene encoding peptidoglycan editing factor PgeF → MVPLLTTPLPTPHGFTTRLGGVSQGPYASLNLSPATGDDPKKVAENQGRVLTAFGNPPVAALKQVHGTEVHLVEGPGVWEGDGLLTTTPGLLLRVGVADCYPLLLYHPQGAVAALHAGWRGVVGGILPKALALLEALGLDPKATHLAIGPGIGGCCYQVGEEVVEAFQKACLPTFRKDEGAPGKYLLDLEEAILLQAKRSGLSEKRIYRIRLCTACSPALFSHRRDRGKTGRMWGLVMLPR
- the aroQ gene encoding type II 3-dehydroquinate dehydratase, with translation MVLILNGPNLNLLGTREPEVYGRTTLEELEALCEAWGAELGLGVAFRQSNYEGQLIEWVQQAHREGFLAIVLNPGALTHYSYALLDAIRAQPLPVVEVHLTNLHAREPFRQHSVTAGACRGIISGFGPLSYKLALTYLAEVLEVG
- a CDS encoding LysM peptidoglycan-binding domain-containing M23 family metallopeptidase, which produces MPRFLPLAFFVLLAMAQVHTVAPGETLYGIARRYGVRVEDLARWNGLSDPNRIRAGQVLWVGLWEVPLPRGRLWASFPVQGRAFGLRVEGYGAGEVAFLGVRYPLAPGKGGLWGLLAVGALVEPGEYPLRLFLDGEEKEVSLKVAPGGYGQEALALTPGLEALLKDPGVKAERERVVAACPKEGPLAFAQAFRPPLEGGRITSPFGTRRRYGHLFASYHEGLDFAAPLGTPVRAVAEGVVVLSERLKVRGEAVVLAHGMGLCTGYWHLKERRVRVGERVKAGEVLGLLGSTGLSTGPHLHLEVRLQGVPVDPAPFFHGLPLP
- a CDS encoding type IV pilus twitching motility protein PilT; this translates as MPKTPDIVDLLTLAVERGASDLVITVGLPPMIKVDGEFHPTEYEPLSPQDTRRLMYALMDEKQQRVFEEEKELDFSFSLPGKGRYRVNVFLQRGSVGGVLRVVPAVIKSFEELGLPKNIAEIAMAPRGLVLVTGPTGSGKSTTLASMIDYINERKPVHIVTIEDPIEFFHRHKKAIINQREIGADTHSFHKALRSVLRQAPDVILVGEMRDYETIAAAITAAETGHLVMGTLHTNSAPETIDRIIDVFPENQQEQVRVQLSNNLVAVLTQQLLPKAFGGGRVLAYELMIATPAVRALIREGKSHQLRSVIQTGGQYGMITMDACLADLYKRKLITYELGLARAVDPKEFMRLAGVQEGAKR
- the crcB gene encoding fluoride efflux transporter CrcB, producing the protein MERYLLVALGGALGSALRYGLGAYVQGLLGPGFPYSTLFVNALGSFLIGAVLRLSLEGALSPEARLFLAVGVLGGFTTFSTLSYETLALLQDGEVGQALAYVGLSLGLGLLLVYVGYRLAGLL
- the pilB gene encoding type IV pilus assembly ATPase PilB — translated: MSVLTIGDKRLGAILLDAGLLTDEELQLALEKHREVGGSLAEVIVDSGLLSERRIAQAIEDHFGIPLVELHQLEIPPKVKALLPAEKAKELGAIPFALDEEAGVVRVAFVNPLDTLALEEVEDLTGLVVEPYQATKSAFQYALAKHYPELGLPLPPPPTGPSQGELRLGELLLGKGLIDRETLEEALVEQERTGDLLGQILVRKGLSEEALYRALAEQKGLEFLPTTEGLTPDPAATALLLRSDALRFSAVPVAIREGKVEVVLADPRHKEAVEELLGRPARFYLTLPKAWEALFHRAYPEKGRLGEVLVQEGRLSREHLREALEVQKRLPKAKPLGEILVELGLARPEDVEEALKKQRQGGGRLEDTLVQSGKLKPEALAQAVAAQLGYPYIDPQENPPDPGAALLIPEDLARRYGVFPHHLEGKTLVLLMKDPRNILALDDVRLALKRKGLGYEVTPAVATEAAIVKLIERFYGKEELGELAKELSKGYQAEEEALTTELDESAAQRFVKQVIREAYLQDASDIHVEPRQSDVLVRLRIDGTLRQYTTLPKGALGPVISVIKIMGGLNIAEKRLPQDGRVRYREGAIDVDLRLSTLPTVYGEKAVMRLLKKAADIPEIEQLGFAPGVFERFQEVISKPYGIFLITGPTGSGKSFTTFSILKRIATPDKNTQTIEDPVEYEIPGINQTQVNPQAGLTFARALRAFLRQDPDIIMVGEIRDSETAKIATEAALTGHLVIATLHTNDAAQAITRLDEMGVELFNISAALIGVLSQRLVRKICDHCKVEVKPDPEVLRRLGIPEEEMQGVKLYKGTGCERCGGTGYKGRYAIHELLVVDDEIRHAIVAGKSATEIKEIARKKGMRTLREDGVYKALQGITTLEEVLARTIE
- a CDS encoding YqeG family HAD IIIA-type phosphatase, whose product is MLFPREVLPSLLNLTPSWLKERGLKGVILDLDNTLLPYGEEALPAEYAAWLSALKEAVPIYLLSNALPERFARVQKRLGLPGHAPALKPWLGFAKALKALGLPAREVAVVGDQVFTDILGGNLVGAYTVLVPPLREKEFFYTRFIRMLETPFRKPWGGSP